Proteins from a genomic interval of Arachis hypogaea cultivar Tifrunner chromosome 10, arahy.Tifrunner.gnm2.J5K5, whole genome shotgun sequence:
- the LOC140175698 gene encoding uncharacterized protein → MDAVQGPGDQGRGAGAEGAASVASLRGRRRSPRQLTEQHTRARPFGGTGGDSAIIMQELRHRVQNLERQLADQERDGRSTDPSYTPSLEGQERDSHRSRQRHTSASRTEAESTREESPIPRRRNDTIIYSRGRETRRTTRDRENSEGRSGRTRQPVIMGATPFHRSILEVRLPKHFDKPTDMRYDGTQDPLEHLTAFEARMNLEGVGDEVRCRAFPVTLAGPAIKWFNGLPQGSIYSLSDISRAFLAQFTTRIAKEKHPINLLGITQRQGEPTRKYLDRFNDECLEIDGLTDSVASLCLTNGLLNENFRKHLTTKPVWTMHEIQTVAKEYINDEEVSRVVAANKRQSGYNQARQPGNGERAKEQAREEAPNKAPRPFPRVGKFTNYTPLTLPIVEVYQQIAEKGILPKPRPLKDRTGGNKNLYCDYHKGYGHQTQDCFDLKDALEQAIREGKLATFSHLIREPRRRYRDQDEEGKTHSAKRRQEPEERDHGLTVINVVTAKNVAPKSRSAHKKDAKVLTVSSPPVPSSKKPPSISFGPEDQWFNDAPENPPMVITARVGTGLVKRILVDTGADSNIMFRNVFDALGLKDADLTTHQHGVIGLGDHFIKPDGVISLPISVGQAQGRRSAMAEFVILRDSTAYNIILGRKTINDVEAIINTKLLVMKFVTDDGSIGSLRGDLETAVACDNASLSLRRKSREASGVFLADLDSRVDDKPRPEPEGDLEKFVIGDTEEKFTFINKNLPRELKLTLIEMIRANRDLFAWTPADMPGIDPEIMSHHLAVRSEARPVAQRRRKMSAERAEEVARQTASLLEAGFIREVDYSTWLSNVVLVKKHNGKWRMCVDYSDLNKACPKDCFPLPNIDALVDAAAGYRYLSFMDAYSGATYPRLMSKIFHDLIGKTVEVYVDDILAKTTQPDDLIKDLGKLFMSLRQHGMRLNPLKCAFAMEAGKFLGFMITQRGVEANPEKCQAILQMKSPGCIKDVQRLAGRLTSLSRFLGASATKALPFFNLMKKGMAFEWTPACEEAFRNFKEILAAPPVLGKPKDGEPLYLYLAITGEALAAVLVREDGKAQQPVYFISRALQGAELRYSKLEKLALALLTSSRRLKQYFQSHQVVVRTDQGIRQVLQKPDLAGRMMT, encoded by the exons ATGGACGCTGTGCAGGGCCCTGGCGATCAGGGCCGGGGAGCCGGAGCGGAGGGGGCAGCCTCTGTCGCCTCGTTGAGAGGTCGGCGAAGGTCCCCCCGACAACTCACTGAACAGCACACGAGGGCACGACCCTTCGGGGGAACGGGCGGCGACAGCGCCATAATAATGCAGGAGCTACGACACAGGGTCCAAAATTTGGAGCGACAGTTAGCCGACCAAGAGCGCGACGGGCGAAGCACCGACCCCAGCTACACCCCGTCCCTCGAGGGCCAAGAGAGAGACTCCCACCGGAGCCGCCAGCGACACACTTCCGCATCCCGAACGGAAGCGGAGAGCACCCGGGAAGAGTCCCCAATCCCGAGAAGACGAAACGACACCATCATCTACTCCCGTGGCAGAGAGACGCGCCGCACGACACGTGATCGCGAGAACAGCGAAGGAAGGTCCGGGAGGACTCGACAACCTGTGATAATGGGCGCCACCCCATTCCACCGTTCCATCCTCGAAGTCCGGTtgccgaaacacttcgacaaaccaacggacatgaggtacgacggaACTCAAGACCCCCTAGAACATCTCACAGCTTTCGAGGCAAGGATGAACCTAGAGGGGGTGGGGGACGAGGTAAGGTGCCGAGCTTTTCCGGTGACCCTGGCGGGACCCGCGATCAAGTGGTTTAACGGCCTCCCGCAGGGATCCATCTACAGCTTATCGGACATCAGTCGTGCGTTCCTGGCCCAGTTTACGACGCGAATAGCAAAGGAAAAGCACCCAATCAACCTTTTGGGGATAACACAAAGACAAGGAGAGCCGACCCGAAAGTACCTGGAtcggttcaacgacgaatgcctgGAAATCGACGGCTtaaccgactcggtggccagCCTTTGCCTGACGAACGGCCTCCTCAACGAAAACTTTCGGAAGCACCTTACCACGAAACCAGTTTGGACGATGCACGAGATCCAGACGGTGGCCAAGGAGTATATAAATGATGAGGAAGTCAGCCgagtcgtggctgccaataaacggcagtCCGGTTACAACCAAGCTCGGCAACCCGGTAACGGAGAGAGAGCAAAGGAGCAAGCCAGGGAGGAGGCACCAAACAAGGCACCCAGGCCGTTCCCTCGGGTCGGGAAATTCACTAACTACACCCCACTCACTCTCCCCATCGTGGAAGTCTATCAGCAAATAGCTGAGAAGGGAATTCTGCCGAAGCCCCGACCGCTCAAGGACCGTacgggaggaaacaagaacctctatTGCGATTACCACAAGGGTTATGGCCATCAAACGCAGGACTGTTTCGACCTGAAAGATGCACTCGAACAAGCGATAAGAGAAGGTAAACTAGCAACATTCTCTCACCTCATCAGAGAACCGAGGAGGCGCTACCGCGACCAAGATGAGGAAGGCAAGACCCACTCGGCCAAACGGCGACAAGAGCCCGAAGAAAGGGACCACGGCCTCACCGTGATAAACGTGGTGACAGCCAAAAATGTCGCGCCAAAATCCCGGTCGGCACACAAGAAAGATGCTAAGGTCTTGACGGTCTCCTCCCCGCCGGTGCCAAGCTCTAAGAAGCCTCCCTCCATTTCTTTCGGCCCGGAAGATCAATGGTTCAACGACGCCCCGGAAAACCCCCCCATGGTCATTacggccagagtgggaaccggcctcgtcaaacGGATCCTTGTCGACACAGGAGCCGATTCAAATatcatgttccgcaacgtgttTGACGCATTAGGGCTAAAGGATGCTGACCTGACGACCCACCAACATGGGGTTATTGGGttgggcgaccacttcatcaaaccGGACGGAGTAATATCCCTACCGATCTCGGTAGGGCAAGCCCAAGGCCGAAGATCGGCGATGGCCGAGTTCGTAATCCTCCGAGATTCCACCgcctacaacatcatcttggGAAGAAAGACGATAAACGATGTTGAAGCGATAATCAACACTAAGCTGCTAGTCATGAAGTTCGTTACCGACGACGGGTCCATAGGGTCCTTAAGAGGGGATCTTGAGACGGCAGTCGCATGCGATAATGCCAGCTTATCCCTGAGAAGGAAATCCAGAGAAGCATCCGGTGTGTTCCTAGCCGACCTGGACTCCAGAGTAGACGACAAACCAAGACCAGAACCGGAAGGGGATCTGGAAAAATTTGTGATCGGTGACACGGAAGAGAAGTTCACGTTCATCAATAAGAACCTGCCACGTGAGTTAAAATTGACCCTGATCGAAATGATAAGGGCCAACAGGGATTTGTTCGCTTGGACAccagccgacatgccaggcatagatccagAAATCATGTCACACCATCTGGCTGTCAGGTCGGAAGCACGCCCGGTAGCGCAACGAAGGAGAAAGATGTCGGCAGAAagggcagaggaggtggccaggcaaaCGGCCAGCCTCCTGGAAGCAGGTTTCATACGAGAAGTGGACTACTCGACGTGGCTCTCAAATGTAGTCCTAGTGAAAAAACACAATggcaagtggagaatgtgcgtagactactcTGACCTTAACAAGGCATGCCCTAAGGATTGTTTCCCCCTTCCTAACATAGACGCACTCGTCGACGCGGCGGCGGGCTACCGCTATctaagcttcatggatgcctactccg GGGCGACATACCCAAGACTTATGAGCAAGATTTTCCACGATCTGATAGGCAAGACAGTGGAGGTCTATGTCGACGATATTCTCGCAAAGACAACGCAACCTGACGACCTCATAAAGGATCTGGGAAAGCTTTTCATGTCTCTCcggcaacacggcatgaggctaaATCCCCTCAAGTGCGCCTTCGCCATGGAAGCCGGCAAGTTTTTGGGATTCATGATAACTCAGAGAGGGGTAGAAGCTAACCCAGAGAAATGCCAGGCAAtactccagatgaagagcccgggttgCATCAAGGACGTCCAAAGGTTGGCAGGGCGGTTGACCTCATTATCCCGGTTTCTCGGAGCCTCGGCAACAAAGGCCCTGCCATTCTTCAACCTCATGAAGAAAGGGATGGCGTTCGAGTGGACACCCGCATGTGAAGAGGCCTTTCGGAACTTCAAGGAAATCCTGGCGGCACCACCCGTCCTCGGGAAGCCAAAGGACGGGGAACCACTATACCTATACCTCGCTATAACGGGGGAAGCCCTGGCTGCAGTTCTGGTGCGGGAGGATGGAAAAGCTCAACAGCCGGTCTATTTCATAAGCAGGGCCTTGCAAGGAGCAGAATTAAGGTACAGCAAGTTGGAAAAGCTAGCCCTAGCACTTTTGACTTCCTCACGAAGGTTAAAGCAGTACTTCCAAAGTCACCAAGTTGTCGTCAGAACGGACCAAGGGATCCGGCAAGTACTTCAAAAACCCGATctggcgggaagaatgatgacttaG